CACCGAAATGCAGTCCGTCGCTGTCGGCTGGCAGGTTTTCGAGATCACTCACCGGCCGATCGATCTCGGATATGTGGGACTCGTCCAGTTCTTGCCCGGCGTTTTGCTTTCAATCCCTGCCGGACATACGGCTGACCGCTTTGATCGTCGCGCCGTTTTGCTGACCTGCTACATCTCTTACGCCATTTGCTCAGTTTTGCTTTTTCTACAAGCCCATAATGGCGCGAAGTCGGTGCTTCCGATTTTCGCCACGCTGCTCCTGATCGGCATTACTCGCGCGTTCAGCGGACCTGCGAGCCAATCATTAGTCCCGCAGCTTGTGCCGACGGAGCATTTTGGCAATGCAGTGGCCTGGGGAGCTACCGTTTTCCAGATTGCCACCGTGCTGGGTCCCGCCCTGGGCGGCCTGATATACGGATGGGTACACGGAGCGGCGAGCGTTTACATCACCGCAGCTGCCTGCTACGCCGCCGGTTTCGTGTTCTTGCTGATGATGCACGTACGCACCGGACGCATGGAAAAGAAGGACATTTCCATCGAGACGCTGCTTGCTGGCGTGCGCTACGTGTGGCGGGAAAAGATCATTTTGGGATCCATCTCGCTGGATCTGTTTGCCGTGCTGCTGGGCGGCGCTGTCGCGCTGCTCCCTGTCTATGCAGAAGACGTGCTGCATGTTGGCCCAGGCGGCCTCGGTGTGT
This genomic interval from Terriglobales bacterium contains the following:
- a CDS encoding MFS transporter, translating into MDVPPETELAVPPRAAFQHRDFRLFQFGRALSIVGTEMQSVAVGWQVFEITHRPIDLGYVGLVQFLPGVLLSIPAGHTADRFDRRAVLLTCYISYAICSVLLFLQAHNGAKSVLPIFATLLLIGITRAFSGPASQSLVPQLVPTEHFGNAVAWGATVFQIATVLGPALGGLIYGWVHGAASVYITAAACYAAGFVFLLMMHVRTGRMEKKDISIETLLAGVRYVWREKIILGSISLDLFAVLLGGAVALLPVYAEDVLHVGPGGLGVLRSMPAAGAALMAVVLAYRPLQRRSGVMMFIAVAIFGVSTIIFGISRSMTISLISLFVVGASDMISVVIRNTLVQIATPAAMRGRVSAVNLLFIGASNEFGQFESGITAQWFGAVPAVLFGGVGTLLVVGLWAWIFPQLRQMDRLIPVGEIEAEAKQQEMV